A window of the Streptomyces sp. NBC_01351 genome harbors these coding sequences:
- a CDS encoding Lsr2 family DNA-binding protein: MTDLTALTRLCPPPAAPQLPIDWNAVEAELGMRLPEDYKQLAATYGPGLYSDYINIYHPRANTPWVNLTGPMPSRIRGHLQRDCEQGTHPVPYDPQHLFAIGVTSNGEYLFWITDPQDAPDNWRIAVNEARGPRWHTYKGSLTAFLTSVLSGETSVPQFPKDLLDPPITFAPSTAPAIDYPQPPARPAVSTDSIREWARANGYQLRPHGRISADVRDAWERANPV, translated from the coding sequence ATGACCGACCTCACCGCTCTGACCCGCCTCTGCCCGCCGCCTGCCGCACCGCAGCTCCCGATCGACTGGAACGCCGTGGAAGCCGAGCTCGGTATGCGCCTGCCAGAGGACTACAAACAGCTCGCCGCCACATACGGGCCAGGGCTCTACAGCGACTACATCAACATCTACCACCCGCGGGCAAACACTCCCTGGGTCAACCTCACCGGACCCATGCCCTCACGCATCCGCGGGCATCTCCAGCGCGACTGCGAGCAGGGCACTCACCCCGTTCCATACGATCCTCAGCACTTGTTCGCCATCGGTGTCACCTCCAACGGCGAATACCTGTTCTGGATCACTGACCCCCAAGACGCCCCCGACAACTGGCGCATCGCCGTCAACGAAGCCCGCGGCCCCCGCTGGCACACCTACAAGGGCAGCCTCACCGCTTTCCTCACATCGGTCCTGAGCGGAGAAACGTCCGTCCCGCAGTTCCCCAAGGACCTCCTCGACCCTCCCATCACCTTCGCCCCCTCCACGGCGCCCGCCATCGACTACCCACAGCCTCCGGCCAGACCCGCAGTCAGCACCGACAGCATCCGAGAATGGGCACGCGCGAACGGCTATCAACTACGCCCCCACGGCCGTATCTCCGCTGATGTCCGGGACGCCTGGGAGCGCGCCAACCCGGTCTGA
- a CDS encoding dienelactone hydrolase family protein, with amino-acid sequence MPTKTLQIPTADGHADAFAAFPDRGERRPGVLMYADGFGIRPVLREMARELAGHGYYVLVPNLFYRHGPAPVIDLPEHIGEEVRPALMAQVMPLIEAQTPERVLSDADAYLRFLTAQPEVGAGPVAVTGYCIGGLLAMRTAAAHPRQVAAVAAFHGPVGADGPDTLAKITAQVHFGHAEGDLTPEALGALNRALDAAGVGYTSEIYPGTVHGFTMSDTDAFNPAGLQRHWDRLLPLLDRTLANS; translated from the coding sequence ATGCCCACCAAGACGCTGCAGATTCCCACCGCGGACGGCCATGCCGACGCCTTCGCCGCCTTCCCCGACCGTGGCGAGCGGCGCCCAGGGGTGCTGATGTACGCGGACGGCTTCGGCATCCGCCCCGTGCTGCGGGAGATGGCCCGCGAACTCGCTGGGCACGGGTACTACGTGCTCGTCCCCAACCTCTTCTACCGGCACGGCCCGGCACCGGTGATCGACCTTCCCGAGCACATCGGAGAAGAGGTCCGGCCCGCGCTCATGGCCCAGGTGATGCCCTTGATCGAGGCGCAGACCCCCGAACGTGTCCTGAGCGACGCCGACGCCTACCTCAGGTTCCTCACCGCCCAGCCCGAGGTCGGGGCCGGACCGGTCGCGGTGACCGGCTACTGCATAGGCGGCCTCCTGGCGATGCGCACCGCCGCGGCCCACCCCCGCCAGGTGGCTGCCGTCGCCGCATTTCACGGACCCGTGGGCGCGGACGGGCCGGACACCCTCGCCAAGATCACCGCCCAGGTCCACTTCGGCCACGCCGAAGGCGACCTGACGCCCGAGGCCCTCGGCGCGCTCAACCGGGCCCTGGACGCCGCCGGTGTCGGCTACACCTCCGAGATCTACCCCGGCACCGTCCATGGCTTCACCATGTCCGACACCGATGCTTTCAACCCCGCCGGACTGCAGCGCCACTGGGACCGCCTGCTCCCCCTCCTCGACCGCACCCTGGCCAACAGCTGA
- a CDS encoding IS5 family transposase — translation MARCERMCSCRRPRCSSMNEDRSGSPTGESLCTGVFGSPFGTVGFVPGPPGSCRCGRWCSGVARLRGPSHVRRRRGRGSARLHVGCWRRLAEWTEARRVAPAPRSALGQAPQRGRPGLLPGGGRRLPHQGAKRGPKTGRSPVGRGRTRSKHHLITDATGIPLAVTLTGGNRNDVTQLIPLLQAVPPVRGKRGRPRRRPDTVLGDCGYDHDKYRRLVRALGVKPLIARRDTEHGSGLGTQRWVVERAFAHLHWFRRLRIRWEIRDDIHEAFLTLGCALICRRRLSQLTRALVLPQ, via the coding sequence ATGGCCCGGTGCGAGCGGATGTGTTCTTGTCGCCGCCCACGGTGCTCGTCGATGAACGAGGACCGGTCCGGTAGTCCCACCGGGGAGAGTTTATGCACTGGAGTTTTCGGCTCTCCCTTCGGAACGGTCGGGTTTGTCCCAGGTCCGCCAGGATCTTGTCGATGCGGTCGCTGGTGCAGCGGTGTCGCTCGACTTCGCGGTCCCAGCCACGTTCGGCGGCGTCGAGGGCGAGGGTCTGCACGACTTCACGTCGGGTGCTGGCGGCGCCTGGCCGAGTGGACCGAGGCCCGGCGTGTGGCCCCGGCTCCACGAAGCGCTCTTGGTCAAGCTCCGCAGCGCGGACGCCCTGGACTTCTCCCGGGCGGCGGTCGACGGCTCCCACATCAGGGCGCCAAAAGGGGCCCCAAGACGGGACGAAGCCCTGTTGGCCGGGGCAGGACCCGCAGCAAGCACCACTTGATCACCGATGCCACCGGCATCCCGCTCGCCGTCACCCTGACCGGCGGCAACCGCAACGACGTCACCCAGCTCATCCCACTGCTCCAGGCAGTGCCGCCCGTGCGCGGCAAGCGCGGCCGACCCCGGCGCCGCCCCGACACCGTGCTCGGTGACTGCGGCTACGACCACGACAAGTACCGCCGCCTCGTCCGCGCACTCGGCGTGAAGCCACTGATCGCGCGACGCGACACCGAACACGGCTCCGGACTCGGCACCCAACGCTGGGTTGTCGAGCGCGCCTTCGCCCACCTGCACTGGTTCCGCCGCCTGCGGATCCGCTGGGAGATCCGCGACGACATCCACGAAGCCTTCCTCACCCTGGGATGCGCACTCATCTGCCGGCGACGCCTGTCACAGCTGACCCGAGCCCTTGTCCTCCCGCAGTAG
- a CDS encoding cysteine hydrolase family protein has protein sequence MKITQNAALVVVDVQKGFDESEFWGPRNNPAADENIASLIAAWQNTDRPVVFVRHDSNEPGSPLRTGYEGNDFKDYVEERRGKGGGTELFVTKSVNSAFYGTPDLDGWFKASGVTQVVLAGIQTNMCVETTARMGGNLGYDVLVALDATHTFDLTGPNGWHLTADELARASAVSLHGGGFARVVTTGELVAAVRP, from the coding sequence ATGAAGATCACGCAGAACGCGGCGCTGGTAGTGGTGGACGTGCAGAAGGGCTTCGACGAGTCGGAGTTCTGGGGCCCGCGCAACAACCCGGCCGCCGACGAGAACATCGCCTCGCTGATCGCGGCCTGGCAGAACACGGACCGGCCGGTCGTATTCGTACGGCATGACTCGAACGAGCCCGGCTCGCCGCTGCGGACCGGGTATGAGGGAAACGATTTCAAGGACTACGTCGAGGAGCGGCGCGGCAAGGGCGGCGGGACGGAGCTGTTCGTCACCAAGTCGGTGAACTCGGCGTTCTACGGCACCCCCGACCTTGACGGCTGGTTCAAGGCGTCGGGCGTCACCCAGGTCGTACTGGCCGGTATCCAGACCAACATGTGCGTGGAGACCACCGCCCGCATGGGCGGCAACCTCGGTTACGACGTGCTGGTCGCCCTCGACGCCACCCATACCTTCGACCTGACGGGCCCGAATGGCTGGCATCTGACGGCCGACGAACTGGCCCGAGCGAGTGCCGTCTCGCTGCACGGTGGGGGCTTCGCTCGGGTGGTGACGACCGGCGAGCTGGTGGCCGCCGTCCGCCCCTGA
- a CDS encoding GlxA family transcriptional regulator, with protein MTRPAPAHRIALLAFPGIRAFDVSVITEVWGTDRTDHGVPAFELRRVAEGPEPVPMRGGLALTPDRTLAWLPRAELILVPGLDNHVTPAPEPVLAALRRAHARGTTIAALCGGAFTPAQAGLLDGRRALTHWALSDLLEARHPQVRVERDALFVEDGNLWTAAGTAAGIDLCLHLMRAAHGAEAAATVARSMVTAPFRTGTQAQFIEHPTPHADRDADALAEVRAFALAHLDEPLTVAALAARARMSPRSFARHFAAATGTTPLRWLVDHRIAMAQKLLERTDLPMPEVARRSGFGSEVTMRQHFTSRLATSPRAYRTSFAEQPLSGQGR; from the coding sequence ATGACCCGACCCGCACCGGCCCACCGCATTGCCCTGCTCGCCTTCCCCGGCATCCGGGCCTTCGATGTGTCGGTGATCACTGAGGTATGGGGCACGGACCGCACCGACCACGGGGTCCCCGCGTTCGAGCTGCGCCGGGTGGCCGAGGGCCCCGAACCGGTACCGATGCGCGGCGGGCTCGCGCTCACACCTGACCGCACCCTCGCCTGGCTACCCCGCGCCGAACTGATCCTTGTACCGGGCTTGGACAACCACGTCACCCCAGCGCCCGAGCCCGTCCTCGCTGCGCTGCGCCGCGCCCACGCCCGGGGCACCACCATCGCCGCGCTGTGCGGCGGCGCGTTCACACCCGCCCAGGCGGGGCTGCTGGACGGCCGCCGGGCGCTGACCCACTGGGCGCTGAGCGACCTGCTGGAGGCCCGACACCCACAGGTGCGGGTCGAGCGGGACGCCCTGTTCGTCGAGGACGGCAACCTGTGGACAGCTGCGGGCACCGCCGCCGGCATCGACCTGTGCCTGCATCTGATGCGCGCCGCGCACGGCGCGGAGGCAGCTGCAACAGTCGCCCGCTCCATGGTCACAGCACCCTTCCGTACCGGCACCCAGGCCCAATTCATCGAACATCCGACCCCGCACGCCGACCGCGACGCGGACGCGCTGGCCGAGGTGCGTGCCTTCGCCCTTGCGCATCTCGACGAGCCACTCACCGTGGCCGCGCTCGCCGCCCGCGCCAGGATGTCGCCGCGTTCCTTCGCCCGGCACTTCGCGGCGGCCACCGGAACCACCCCGCTGCGCTGGCTTGTGGACCACCGCATCGCGATGGCCCAGAAACTCCTGGAGCGCACCGACCTGCCCATGCCCGAGGTCGCCCGCAGGTCCGGTTTCGGCAGCGAAGTCACCATGCGCCAGCACTTCACATCCCGCCTGGCGACCAGCCCCCGCGCCTACCGCACCTCGTTCGCCGAACAACCCCTCTCTGGACAGGGGCGTTGA